From Streptomyces sp. TLI_235, a single genomic window includes:
- a CDS encoding benzoate membrane transport protein yields the protein MSDRQTAVQVEAAPAPPEPRPSLRRDVSLPALLAGLVCIAVSFSGPLVVVLAAAAAGHLDPAHTASWIWAVSIGSGLTCLLLSWWTRTPVITAWSTPGAALLVGSLGAYPYREAVGAFLVSSAAVAVFGATGLFGRLVRAVPAGIVNAMLAGILFTFGAGIFTELRGAPVLVLGSFAAFLLAKRWVPRYAVPLALLAGAVLAAATVGLPLHLGSGGPTRPVLTAPSFSWAATVGLALPLTIVALASQNAPGLGIMRASGYRPDDRLLVGATGAVSVLLAPFGSPGVNLAAITAAICTSEESHPDPRRRYVAGMSAGALYLVVGSFGGVLVSLFTGLPHVLIAVIAGVALLASFQGSLAGAVADEHGRDGAVVTFLATASGMTLFGIGAPFWGLLLGVATHLVLHRRRG from the coding sequence AGACCGCGGTGCAGGTCGAGGCCGCCCCCGCCCCGCCCGAGCCCCGGCCCTCGCTGCGGCGTGACGTCTCGCTGCCGGCCCTGCTGGCCGGACTCGTCTGCATCGCCGTCTCCTTCTCCGGGCCACTGGTGGTGGTGCTCGCCGCGGCCGCCGCCGGTCACCTGGACCCGGCGCACACCGCCTCCTGGATCTGGGCGGTGTCGATCGGCAGCGGCCTCACCTGCCTGCTGCTCAGCTGGTGGACCCGGACACCGGTGATCACCGCCTGGTCCACGCCCGGTGCCGCCCTGCTGGTGGGCAGCCTCGGCGCGTATCCGTACCGGGAGGCGGTCGGCGCCTTCCTGGTCTCCTCCGCGGCGGTGGCCGTGTTCGGCGCCACCGGCCTGTTCGGGCGTCTGGTGCGGGCCGTCCCGGCCGGCATCGTCAACGCGATGCTGGCCGGCATCCTGTTCACCTTCGGCGCCGGGATCTTCACCGAGCTGCGCGGCGCTCCCGTCCTGGTGCTCGGCTCCTTCGCGGCCTTCCTTCTCGCCAAGCGGTGGGTGCCGCGGTACGCCGTCCCGCTGGCGCTGCTGGCCGGTGCCGTACTGGCCGCGGCCACCGTCGGGCTGCCGCTGCACCTCGGCTCGGGCGGGCCGACCCGCCCGGTGCTCACCGCACCGTCCTTCTCCTGGGCGGCGACCGTCGGCCTGGCACTGCCGCTCACCATCGTCGCGCTGGCCTCGCAGAACGCCCCCGGCCTCGGCATCATGCGGGCCTCCGGCTACCGGCCGGACGACCGGCTGCTGGTCGGGGCGACCGGCGCGGTCTCCGTCCTGCTGGCGCCGTTCGGCTCGCCCGGCGTCAACCTGGCCGCGATCACCGCGGCGATCTGCACCAGCGAGGAGAGCCACCCCGACCCCCGGCGGCGCTACGTCGCCGGCATGTCGGCCGGTGCGCTGTACCTGGTGGTGGGAAGCTTCGGCGGCGTGCTGGTCAGCCTGTTCACCGGGCTGCCGCACGTGCTGATCGCGGTGATCGCCGGGGTGGCGCTGCTCGCCTCCTTCCAGGGCAGCCTGGCCGGCGCGGTGGCCGACGAGCACGGCCGGGACGGCGCCGTGGTGACCTTCCTGGCGACCGCCTCGGGGATGACGCTGTTCGGCATCGGCGCGCCCTTCTGGGGCCTGCTGCTCGGTGTCGCCACCCACCTCGTGCTGCACCGCCGCAGGGGCTGA
- a CDS encoding putative ABC transport system permease protein produces MAGTGPVGPPSRLGARDLLSEAVAGVLQRPGRSALTTLGTVLGIGAFVAVLGLTATASGQIGARFDQARATTVTATDHPVTDGVPPGANPPTGFPADSDARAGRIDGVTAAGLWWRIPSDDLRISTAPAAGPGVQGLALFAATPGAVAAMHPTLAAGVTLDPYAQSAALPVVLLSRTAATRLGVTRLDAQPAIFIQGLPYTVIGVYDQVERLPDTLLGVIVPGSTALERFGNPGTGGDEAAHLLAATRAGAADVVAGQLAVALRPDAPDLLTVNAPPDPHSLRDRVTSDLTGLFLALAAICLVVGAVGIANTTLVAVLERTPEIGLRRSLGARTRHIAAQFLTESTALGTLGGLIGTCLGVLTVLAVAAARDWTAVLQPWATLPAPLIGSAVGLLAGLYPAVRAARTDPLTALRGG; encoded by the coding sequence ATGGCCGGCACCGGGCCGGTCGGCCCGCCCTCCCGGCTGGGCGCGCGCGACCTGCTCTCCGAGGCGGTGGCCGGCGTCCTGCAGCGCCCCGGACGCTCGGCGCTCACCACGCTCGGCACCGTCCTCGGCATCGGCGCGTTCGTCGCCGTGCTCGGCCTGACCGCCACCGCCTCCGGCCAGATCGGCGCCCGGTTCGACCAGGCCCGGGCGACCACCGTCACCGCCACCGACCACCCGGTGACGGACGGCGTCCCGCCCGGCGCCAACCCGCCGACCGGCTTTCCCGCCGACTCCGACGCCCGGGCCGGCCGTATCGACGGTGTCACCGCGGCCGGCCTGTGGTGGCGGATCCCCTCGGACGACCTGCGGATCTCCACCGCCCCCGCGGCGGGCCCCGGCGTCCAGGGGCTGGCCCTGTTCGCCGCCACCCCCGGCGCCGTCGCCGCGATGCACCCGACCCTGGCCGCCGGGGTCACCCTCGACCCGTACGCCCAGAGCGCGGCCCTGCCGGTGGTGCTGCTCAGCCGGACGGCCGCGACCAGGCTGGGGGTGACCCGGCTGGACGCCCAGCCCGCGATCTTCATCCAGGGCCTGCCGTACACCGTGATCGGCGTCTACGACCAGGTCGAGCGGCTGCCGGACACCCTGCTCGGAGTGATCGTCCCCGGCTCCACGGCGCTGGAGCGCTTCGGCAACCCCGGCACCGGCGGCGACGAGGCGGCGCACCTGCTCGCCGCCACCCGGGCCGGCGCCGCCGACGTGGTCGCCGGGCAACTGGCCGTCGCGCTGCGCCCGGACGCCCCGGACCTGCTGACCGTCAACGCGCCGCCGGACCCGCACAGCCTGCGCGACCGGGTCACCTCCGACCTCACCGGCCTCTTCCTGGCACTGGCCGCGATCTGCCTGGTGGTGGGCGCCGTCGGGATCGCCAACACCACCCTCGTCGCCGTCCTCGAACGCACTCCCGAGATCGGCCTGCGGCGCTCGCTGGGCGCCCGTACCCGGCACATCGCGGCGCAGTTCCTCACCGAGTCGACCGCGCTCGGCACCCTCGGCGGCCTGATCGGTACCTGCCTGGGTGTGCTCACCGTCCTCGCGGTGGCCGCCGCCCGCGACTGGACGGCCGTGCTCCAGCCGTGGGCGACCCTGCCGGCGCCGCTGATCGGCTCCGCGGTCGGGCTGCTCGCCGGGCTCTACCCGGCCGTCCGGGCGGCCCGGACCGATCCGCTCACCGCCCTGCGCGGCGGCTGA
- a CDS encoding putative MFS family arabinose efflux permease, with amino-acid sequence MSADPVGTTRPPSPAVPTPSLARPVPPGGRAAWAAWAVGASVYVLAVVHRTSLGVAGLDAAARFGIGASALSTFGILQVLVYAAMQIPVGLLVDRQGARRVLLLGVLLMSTGQLAFALATSFGPALASRAVLGCGDAMTFISVLRIAAHWFPAARNPLIAQLTGLVGVGGNLVTTVVLARALHEQGWTATFGAISLAGVGIFALVGLVLREGPGHDRRTRRSTTAAPAVPVPVRRQIRDAWAEPGTRLGLWVHFTTAFPAAAFGLLWGMPYLVEGQGMSRTAAGGLLTLLVVSNMVFALVFGRAVSRNPLSRMPLTLAVITATALCWTATLGWPDGRPPLWLLVVLIAVMGSNGPASLVGLDYARSHNPAERLGTASGIANMGGFVGAVVTLFGIGVLLDALADTGGTHSAEAYRWGFCWQYVPLALGTFMIFRLRRKAGH; translated from the coding sequence ATGAGCGCGGACCCTGTCGGCACCACCCGTCCCCCGTCTCCCGCCGTCCCGACGCCGTCCCTCGCCCGGCCCGTCCCGCCGGGCGGCCGCGCCGCCTGGGCGGCCTGGGCGGTCGGCGCCTCGGTCTACGTCCTCGCGGTGGTCCACCGCACCAGCCTCGGCGTCGCCGGCCTGGACGCCGCCGCCCGCTTCGGCATCGGCGCCTCCGCCCTCTCCACCTTCGGCATCCTGCAGGTGCTGGTGTACGCCGCCATGCAGATCCCGGTCGGGCTGCTGGTGGACCGCCAGGGCGCCCGACGGGTGCTGCTGCTGGGCGTCCTGCTGATGAGCACCGGCCAGCTCGCCTTCGCCCTCGCCACCTCCTTCGGCCCGGCCCTCGCCTCCCGGGCCGTGCTCGGCTGCGGCGACGCCATGACCTTCATCAGCGTGCTCCGGATCGCGGCGCACTGGTTCCCGGCCGCCAGGAACCCGCTGATCGCCCAGCTCACCGGCCTGGTCGGGGTCGGCGGCAACCTCGTCACCACCGTCGTCCTCGCCCGCGCCCTGCACGAGCAGGGCTGGACGGCCACCTTCGGGGCCATCTCACTGGCGGGCGTCGGGATCTTCGCGCTCGTCGGGCTCGTCCTGCGGGAAGGACCCGGCCATGATCGGCGGACCCGTCGCAGCACCACCGCTGCTCCCGCCGTCCCCGTTCCCGTCCGCCGGCAGATCCGGGACGCCTGGGCCGAACCCGGCACCCGGCTCGGCCTCTGGGTGCACTTCACCACGGCCTTCCCCGCCGCCGCCTTCGGCCTGCTCTGGGGCATGCCCTACCTGGTCGAGGGACAGGGCATGAGCCGCACCGCGGCCGGCGGACTGCTCACCCTGCTGGTGGTCAGCAACATGGTCTTCGCGCTGGTCTTCGGCCGGGCGGTCTCCCGCAACCCGCTCAGCCGGATGCCGCTCACCCTCGCGGTGATCACCGCGACCGCGCTCTGCTGGACCGCCACCCTCGGCTGGCCCGACGGCCGCCCGCCGCTCTGGCTGCTCGTCGTCCTGATCGCCGTCATGGGCAGCAACGGCCCCGCCTCGCTGGTCGGCCTCGACTACGCCCGCTCGCACAACCCGGCCGAGCGGCTCGGCACCGCCTCCGGCATCGCCAACATGGGTGGCTTCGTCGGCGCCGTCGTCACCCTGTTCGGCATCGGCGTCCTGCTCGACGCCCTCGCCGACACCGGCGGCACCCACTCCGCCGAGGCCTACCGCTGGGGCTTCTGCTGGCAGTACGTGCCGCTGGCGCTCGGCACCTTCATGATCTTCCGGCTCCGCCGGAAGGCCGGGCACTGA
- a CDS encoding putative ABC transport system ATP-binding protein has translation MNEVIRLDGVGRSFAGPPPVTALHPCDLAVRRGEFVAVTGPSGSGKSTLLHLLGLLDTPTTGRYTLDGIDTGRLSDRDRSTLRGRRIGFVFQSFHLLPHRTAEENVQLAQVYNRTPREQRRAAAVEALRRVGLGQRTEALPTTLSGGERQRVAIARALVNRPDLLLCDEPTGNLDSVSADAVLEQFERLNDEGYTLLMITHDAAVAARARRVVRIADGWLTEPAAV, from the coding sequence GTGAACGAGGTCATCCGGCTCGACGGGGTCGGCCGCAGCTTCGCGGGCCCGCCGCCGGTCACCGCGCTGCACCCCTGCGACCTGGCGGTCCGGCGCGGCGAGTTCGTCGCCGTGACCGGCCCGTCCGGCTCCGGCAAGTCCACCCTGCTGCACCTGCTGGGCCTGCTCGACACCCCGACCACCGGCCGCTACACGCTGGACGGCATCGACACCGGCCGGCTCTCCGACCGGGACCGATCCACCCTGCGCGGCCGCCGGATCGGCTTCGTCTTCCAGTCCTTCCACCTGCTGCCGCACCGCACCGCCGAGGAGAACGTGCAGCTCGCGCAGGTCTACAACCGCACCCCCCGCGAGCAGCGCCGGGCCGCCGCCGTGGAGGCGCTGCGGCGGGTCGGCCTCGGCCAACGGACGGAGGCACTGCCCACCACCCTGTCCGGGGGCGAGCGGCAGCGGGTCGCGATCGCCCGCGCCCTGGTCAACCGGCCCGACCTGCTGCTCTGCGACGAGCCCACCGGCAACCTGGACTCCGTGAGCGCCGATGCCGTGCTGGAGCAGTTCGAGCGGCTCAACGACGAGGGCTACACCCTGCTGATGATCACCCACGATGCCGCGGTGGCCGCCCGGGCCCGCCGGGTCGTCCGGATCGCGGACGGCTGGCTGACCGAACCGGCGGCCGTCTGA
- a CDS encoding GntR family transcriptional regulator, whose product MYGTGAARPPIQRNSLREQIADALREEMMAGRLAAGRNFTVKEIAELYGVSATPAREAMVDLAAQGLLRTEHHRGFTVPAFTWRDFLEIFEARTLLTDSALRRLTAHPASGSGGYDWSRMPSLRRRADAAARASRQGQLDVLVGCDLRFWQEAAALLGNARIADYLGWLRVQSWMFAAPYLRQVADLGGICWDRHGDLVDRIEARDLAGAHRVVNDYNLFTVELLARLAGEDVESVPVLALLRAPLASAAADGPPPAARTAADEATRVPLPRAVPPGRFGRPVRPTGPVPDRTSPS is encoded by the coding sequence ATGTACGGCACCGGTGCCGCCCGTCCCCCGATCCAGCGCAACAGCCTGCGCGAGCAGATCGCCGACGCGCTGCGCGAGGAGATGATGGCCGGCCGCCTGGCGGCCGGCCGGAACTTCACCGTCAAGGAGATCGCCGAGCTCTACGGCGTGTCCGCGACCCCGGCCCGCGAGGCGATGGTCGACCTCGCCGCCCAGGGCCTGCTCCGTACCGAGCACCACCGCGGCTTCACCGTGCCCGCCTTCACCTGGCGGGACTTCCTGGAGATCTTCGAGGCGCGCACCCTGCTCACCGACAGCGCGCTGCGCCGCCTCACCGCCCACCCGGCCAGCGGCTCCGGCGGCTACGACTGGTCCCGGATGCCCTCACTGCGCCGCCGGGCCGACGCTGCAGCCCGCGCCTCCCGGCAGGGCCAGCTCGACGTGCTGGTCGGCTGCGACCTGCGGTTCTGGCAGGAGGCCGCGGCACTGCTCGGGAACGCCCGGATCGCCGACTACCTCGGCTGGCTGCGGGTGCAGTCCTGGATGTTCGCCGCCCCGTACCTGCGGCAGGTCGCCGACCTCGGCGGGATCTGCTGGGACCGGCACGGCGACCTGGTCGACCGGATCGAGGCCCGCGACCTGGCCGGCGCGCACCGGGTGGTCAACGACTACAACCTGTTCACGGTGGAGCTGCTGGCCCGGCTGGCGGGGGAGGACGTCGAGTCGGTGCCGGTCCTGGCGCTGCTGCGCGCCCCGCTCGCGTCCGCCGCGGCGGACGGCCCGCCGCCGGCCGCCCGGACCGCGGCGGACGAGGCCACCCGGGTGCCGCTGCCGCGCGCCGTCCCGCCGGGGCGGTTCGGACGTCCGGTGCGGCCGACCGGGCCGGTGCCGGACCGGACCTCCCCGTCCTGA
- a CDS encoding phosphoribosylamine--glycine ligase, whose amino-acid sequence MKVLVIGGGAREHALCRSLSLDPAVTELHCAPGNAGIAQVAAVHPVDQLDGAAVTALARELAADLVVVGPEAPLVAGVADPLRAAGIPVFGPSAEAAQLEGSKAFAKDVMAAAGVPTARSYVCTTAEEAAAALDAFGAPYVVKDDGLAAGKGVVVTSDREAALAHAAACERVVIEEYLDGPEVSLFAITDGTTVLPLVPAQDFKRALDGDEGPNTGGMGAYSPLPWAPEGLVDEVLATVLQPTVDELRRRGTPFSGLLYAGLALTSRGTRVIEFNARFGDPETQVVLARLRTPLAGVLLAAADGTLGGLEPLRWDEGAAVTVVLASEGYPAAPRTGDPIEGLDEVGDEHTYVLHAGTRTGESGEVLSAGGRVLSVTATGADIAEARERAYRGIARISLKGAHHRTDIALKAAQ is encoded by the coding sequence GTGAAGGTCCTCGTAATCGGCGGCGGCGCCCGCGAACACGCCCTGTGCCGCTCACTGTCCCTCGATCCCGCGGTCACCGAGCTGCACTGCGCCCCGGGCAACGCCGGGATCGCGCAGGTCGCCGCGGTGCACCCGGTCGACCAGCTGGACGGCGCGGCCGTCACCGCCCTGGCCCGCGAGCTCGCCGCCGACCTGGTGGTGGTGGGCCCGGAGGCCCCGCTGGTGGCCGGCGTCGCCGACCCGCTGCGCGCGGCCGGCATCCCCGTCTTCGGCCCGTCCGCCGAGGCGGCGCAGCTGGAGGGCTCCAAGGCCTTCGCCAAGGACGTGATGGCCGCCGCCGGCGTGCCGACCGCCCGCTCCTACGTCTGCACCACCGCCGAGGAGGCGGCCGCCGCGCTGGACGCCTTCGGCGCCCCCTACGTGGTCAAGGACGACGGCCTGGCCGCCGGCAAGGGCGTCGTGGTCACCTCCGACCGCGAGGCCGCGCTGGCCCACGCCGCGGCCTGCGAGCGCGTGGTGATCGAGGAGTACCTGGACGGCCCCGAGGTCTCGCTCTTCGCGATCACCGACGGCACCACCGTGCTGCCGCTCGTCCCCGCGCAGGACTTCAAGCGCGCCCTGGACGGCGACGAGGGCCCCAACACCGGCGGCATGGGCGCCTACTCCCCGCTGCCCTGGGCCCCCGAGGGCCTGGTCGACGAGGTGCTCGCCACCGTCCTCCAGCCGACCGTGGACGAGCTCCGCCGCCGCGGCACCCCCTTCTCCGGCCTGCTCTACGCCGGTCTGGCGCTGACCTCGCGCGGCACCCGGGTGATCGAGTTCAACGCCCGCTTCGGCGACCCGGAGACCCAGGTCGTGCTGGCCCGGCTGCGCACCCCGCTGGCCGGCGTGCTGCTGGCCGCCGCCGACGGCACCCTCGGCGGCCTGGAGCCGCTGCGCTGGGACGAGGGCGCCGCCGTGACCGTGGTGCTGGCCTCCGAGGGCTACCCGGCCGCGCCGCGCACCGGCGACCCGATCGAGGGCCTGGACGAGGTCGGCGACGAGCACACCTACGTGCTGCACGCTGGCACCCGCACGGGGGAGAGCGGCGAGGTGCTCAGCGCCGGCGGCCGCGTGCTGTCGGTCACCGCGACCGGCGCCGACATCGCCGAGGCGCGCGAGCGCGCCTACCGCGGCATCGCGCGGATCTCGCTCAAGGGCGCGCACCACCGCACCGACATCGCGTTGAAGGCCGCGCAGTAG
- a CDS encoding putative amidohydrolase, which translates to MDGGTVRASLIQLAVSDAEPPAERRSRAAALVRAQEAADLVVLPELWPLGGFAYEAWSTGAEPLDGPTAETMSAAARAARVWLHAGSIVERDPDGPIYNTSLLFAPDGSLTHTYRKIHRFGFDSGEAVVMGAGQEIVTAATDLGRLGLATCYDLRFPELFRALLDDGAELLVVPAAWPARRREHWTLLARARAVEEQAFVLACNTAGTHGGVPQAGHSLVVDPWGRVLGEAGEDEEVLTVEFDPAEVGKARADFPVHRDRLLGIPAPVQR; encoded by the coding sequence GTGGACGGTGGTACTGTGCGCGCTTCATTGATCCAACTCGCGGTCTCCGACGCCGAGCCGCCCGCCGAGCGGCGGTCCCGCGCTGCGGCGCTGGTCAGGGCCCAGGAGGCGGCCGATCTCGTGGTGCTTCCCGAGCTGTGGCCGCTCGGCGGCTTCGCCTACGAGGCGTGGTCGACCGGGGCGGAACCGTTGGACGGGCCCACCGCGGAGACGATGTCGGCGGCCGCCAGGGCCGCCCGGGTGTGGCTGCACGCCGGTTCGATCGTCGAACGCGATCCGGACGGTCCGATCTACAACACCTCGCTGTTGTTCGCGCCGGACGGCAGCCTCACCCACACCTACCGCAAGATCCACCGATTCGGCTTCGACAGCGGCGAGGCGGTCGTGATGGGTGCGGGCCAGGAGATCGTCACCGCCGCCACCGATCTGGGCCGGCTCGGTCTCGCCACCTGCTACGACCTGCGCTTCCCCGAGCTGTTCCGGGCGCTGCTGGACGACGGTGCCGAACTGCTGGTGGTGCCGGCCGCCTGGCCGGCGCGCCGCCGCGAGCACTGGACCCTGCTGGCCCGTGCCCGCGCCGTCGAGGAGCAGGCCTTCGTGCTGGCCTGCAACACCGCGGGCACCCACGGCGGCGTCCCGCAGGCCGGGCACAGCCTGGTGGTGGACCCGTGGGGCCGGGTCCTCGGCGAGGCCGGCGAGGACGAGGAGGTCCTCACCGTGGAGTTCGACCCGGCCGAGGTGGGCAAGGCCCGCGCCGACTTCCCGGTGCACCGGGACCGGCTGCTCGGCATTCCCGCCCCCGTCCAGCGCTGA
- a CDS encoding putative peptidoglycan binding protein has product MAGDMALSDLIREPDREFDGEEPEPEPEAAGSGRSRMVRRRRALVAVAASAALVACGGLGAAGLVRSPAERAADTAPPPGTLLTAEAEMKVLTRSTVTRGQVYPPTRYDVTPAFSSPEITQLYVSALAVKAGDAVANGQLMAEVSGRPLFVLKGAVPAYRDLKPGASGPDVAQLQAALAELGHGRGPDAEGEYGPGTAQAVTDFYHGLGHPAPTAGAAAEQAVDAAKRAVEADQRTVDELKSAQNSGAATARQSTVSAAPSAGPSSAASAAPSALSAPPEAAPSDLAAQLDQAERRLADDRAALAKAEAADGPVVPAGEVVFLPVLPAAVTAVNAAVGSPVAGPLLSLTSGDLVVTGQLTPGQAPGITAGMAVEIRSEATGTVLQGKVAELGPQTTVAPAGRVVSIGGAAAPAGAAGSGGAAAPPANAAPAAPPAAAYVPLRITPAEALPAALSGQNVRITVQRSATAQPVLCVPVAAVHTDATGRTAVTRIGSGGRRVTVPVTTGANADGYVAVTPVQAAQLQPGDQVVVGR; this is encoded by the coding sequence ATGGCTGGTGACATGGCATTGAGCGATCTGATTCGGGAACCCGACCGGGAATTCGACGGGGAGGAACCCGAGCCCGAACCCGAGGCGGCCGGCTCCGGCCGTTCGCGCATGGTGCGGCGGCGCCGGGCCCTGGTGGCGGTCGCCGCCTCCGCGGCGCTGGTCGCCTGCGGCGGCCTGGGCGCGGCCGGCCTCGTCAGGTCGCCCGCCGAGCGGGCCGCCGACACCGCCCCGCCGCCCGGCACCCTGCTGACGGCCGAGGCGGAGATGAAGGTGCTGACCCGTTCCACCGTCACCCGCGGCCAGGTCTATCCGCCGACCCGGTACGACGTCACGCCGGCCTTCTCCTCGCCGGAGATCACCCAGCTGTACGTCTCCGCGTTGGCCGTCAAGGCGGGCGACGCGGTCGCCAACGGGCAGCTGATGGCCGAGGTCTCCGGCCGGCCGCTGTTCGTCCTCAAGGGGGCGGTGCCGGCCTACCGGGACCTCAAGCCGGGCGCGAGCGGCCCGGACGTCGCCCAGCTGCAGGCCGCGCTGGCCGAACTCGGTCACGGCCGGGGCCCGGACGCCGAGGGCGAGTACGGGCCGGGCACCGCGCAGGCCGTCACCGACTTCTACCACGGGCTCGGCCACCCCGCACCGACCGCGGGCGCCGCCGCCGAGCAGGCCGTGGACGCCGCGAAGCGCGCCGTGGAGGCCGACCAGCGCACGGTCGACGAGCTGAAGTCCGCCCAGAACTCCGGAGCCGCCACGGCCCGGCAGAGCACCGTCTCCGCCGCCCCCTCCGCCGGCCCCTCTTCCGCCGCCTCCGCGGCACCGTCCGCGCTCTCCGCCCCGCCGGAGGCGGCGCCGTCGGACCTGGCCGCGCAGCTCGACCAGGCAGAGCGGCGGCTGGCCGACGACCGGGCGGCCCTGGCCAAGGCCGAGGCGGCCGACGGGCCGGTGGTACCGGCCGGCGAAGTGGTGTTCCTGCCCGTGCTGCCAGCCGCCGTCACCGCCGTCAACGCGGCCGTCGGCTCCCCGGTCGCCGGACCGCTGCTCTCGCTGACCAGCGGGGACCTGGTGGTCACCGGTCAGCTCACTCCCGGTCAGGCGCCGGGGATCACCGCGGGCATGGCGGTGGAGATCCGCTCCGAGGCGACCGGCACGGTGCTGCAGGGCAAGGTCGCCGAACTCGGTCCGCAGACCACCGTGGCGCCGGCCGGCCGGGTGGTCTCGATCGGTGGTGCCGCGGCCCCGGCCGGCGCCGCGGGCTCCGGCGGCGCGGCCGCGCCCCCGGCGAACGCGGCGCCGGCCGCCCCGCCCGCGGCCGCGTACGTGCCGCTGCGGATCACCCCCGCCGAGGCGCTGCCCGCCGCGCTGAGCGGCCAGAACGTCCGCATCACCGTGCAGCGCAGTGCCACCGCCCAGCCGGTGCTGTGCGTCCCGGTCGCCGCCGTGCACACCGACGCCACAGGGCGGACGGCGGTCACCCGGATCGGCTCGGGGGGCCGGAGGGTGACCGTGCCGGTGACCACCGGGGCGAACGCCGACGGGTACGTGGCCGTCACCCCGGTGCAGGCCGCGCAGCTGCAGCCGGGCGACCAGGTGGTGGTCGGCCGGTGA
- a CDS encoding IgA peptidase M64 has translation MPPGNPGRIVRSLAALVLMSAAVLPAALEVAAPAPSAVIGPPVGPLTDRGAPPTPNRIDLRAPGAAPSVDIRRSGDPANRITLVLLGDGYTAAQQPLFREEADRAWRALMEIEPFRTYQNFFNIRRVEVVSPVSGIAEGDDGRPAGTPLGMHFWCEGTARLLCADESATARYAGEDAGPQYLIALANSEEYGGAGGTGVTTLSGGSADAGRIIQHEIGHTVGDLGDEYDSAPDDPDYANLSAVDADEMLRSHTKWWRWLGAVSPDGGGVVGAYRSANGLYRPTADSVMRTLGGQYNLPSREAIVQQIYRRVKPLDGASPTPGVVSGRPRLQVSAVPLDGPRQLAVEWTVNGRPVAAPGATWLDTAGLNLAPGARATVTATVRDTTDWVRDEAFRDRFMTRTVSWTLAG, from the coding sequence ATGCCGCCTGGCAACCCTGGCCGGATCGTCCGGAGTCTGGCCGCTCTCGTGCTGATGTCGGCCGCCGTGCTGCCCGCAGCGCTCGAAGTCGCGGCACCCGCACCCTCCGCGGTGATAGGGCCGCCCGTCGGCCCGCTCACCGACCGGGGAGCGCCGCCCACCCCGAACCGGATCGACCTCCGGGCACCCGGCGCCGCCCCCAGCGTGGACATCCGCCGGTCCGGCGACCCCGCCAACCGGATCACCCTCGTCCTGCTCGGCGACGGCTACACCGCCGCCCAGCAGCCGCTCTTCCGCGAGGAGGCCGACCGGGCCTGGCGGGCGCTGATGGAGATCGAGCCGTTCCGCACCTACCAGAACTTCTTCAACATACGGCGGGTCGAGGTCGTCTCCCCGGTCTCCGGCATAGCCGAGGGCGACGACGGACGGCCCGCCGGCACCCCGCTCGGCATGCACTTCTGGTGTGAGGGCACCGCCCGGCTGCTCTGTGCGGACGAGTCCGCGACCGCCCGCTACGCAGGCGAGGACGCCGGACCCCAGTACCTGATAGCGCTCGCCAACTCGGAGGAGTACGGCGGCGCGGGCGGCACCGGCGTGACCACCCTCTCCGGCGGCAGCGCCGACGCGGGCCGGATCATCCAGCACGAGATCGGGCACACCGTCGGCGACCTCGGCGACGAGTACGACAGCGCCCCGGACGACCCCGACTACGCCAACCTCTCGGCGGTCGACGCGGACGAGATGCTGCGGAGCCACACCAAGTGGTGGCGCTGGCTCGGTGCCGTCTCACCGGACGGCGGCGGCGTGGTCGGCGCCTACCGCAGCGCCAACGGTCTCTACCGGCCCACCGCCGACTCCGTGATGCGCACCCTGGGCGGCCAGTACAACCTGCCCTCGCGCGAGGCGATCGTCCAGCAGATCTACCGCCGGGTGAAACCGCTGGACGGCGCCTCGCCCACGCCCGGCGTGGTCTCCGGACGGCCGCGGCTCCAGGTGAGCGCCGTGCCGCTGGACGGCCCGCGCCAACTCGCCGTCGAGTGGACGGTCAACGGCCGCCCCGTCGCGGCCCCCGGCGCCACCTGGCTCGACACCGCCGGCCTCAACCTCGCGCCCGGCGCCCGGGCCACCGTCACCGCGACCGTCCGCGACACCACCGACTGGGTGCGGGACGAGGCCTTCCGGGACCGCTTCATGACCCGCACCGTGAGCTGGACGCTGGCCGGCTGA